The Bacteroidia bacterium genomic interval GGAATACCAAAGCATTAATCCTCCCGGCATTTATACATTTGCCTATGATATAGCTGAAAGCAGTGGGAGGCTGGGCAATGTAGCGCATGAAAAAGCTGTCGCCATCGCTCGGATTTATATGTCTTTGAAAGGGCTCAACAGGATAATTGAAGAAATCCAGGTTATAGTCTTAAAAGGAGAACTGAATAGCCCAAGGGCCTGGCGAAGTAGCCTTAACTTTTTAAAGCAGCCTATCGATCTCTTTTATCGCGATTATCCTATGCTGGAATCTTATAAGGTCTGTACAGGTTCGAGTGACTAATGATGATGATCCTCTAAATGCTGCCTTAACAAATCCTTCCCATAATCATTTCCATTGGGGGTTCGAACAACGGTATGAATGTGGTTTCGTGTAGGCCCTTTTTTGTCCGTCGGAGCTCCAACAGCTCTTTGGTGATCAAATTCAATCAGGACCACCGGGCTATGAATTCTATAATAAAAAACTGCTTCCTCATCTGTAGCTCCTACCCAAGCGAACCAGGTTTGATCCCAATGCGCTTCTATTTCTTCCATTTTTACCCGATTATGACCTGCTCGCATATTGCTAATGTATTGGAAGGCAAGGTTGAGTAAAGCTGATTTATGCTCATCAGATAGTTTAGATGCTTTCAGTCCTTCATAATCCAGGGTGATATTGTCTTTGGCAAATTCTCCCTGATTATTATTACGTGTTTTTTCTGGGGAAATAGTAGCTTCTTTTTGAAGTTCGGGAGGAAGGGATTGCATAAATGCCAGGCCAATATTTTGCTCATCCTGAAAGAGGGTATTGCCCTTGTATTTTCCTGTGGTGGTGATAATAGGTTCTCCGCCCATAAAGGTGGGAGTCATAACGACCTGATCGCCAAGAATGAAATAATTGATGATGAGGTGGTGTCCATCCAATTGCCAGCCCCAGGGCTCTGTTTCTGAAGGAGTCCCCATAAAGGTGAAGAAATACAATTCTTCATCGAAGAAATCCTCATTGTTGTTTAGCTCGCGCAAGGTCTGATCTGTTTTCATGATATCCTTGCTCAATTGCAAGCCTTTGGCACTCAAAGATTCCTGCATGAGTTTGAAAGCTGCCGATTTCTGATCCGCATCCATGTCTTTTAAACTTACTCCCTGTCTTTCATAAATGCCATTGTCGACATTGGACCACATTCTCCACTCTATATCGTCAATCTCAAACTGAATTTCTTCTCGCATCTCATCACCCAGGCTATTGAGTAAGGCTTCTGCTGCCTGTTTAATAGGCGCTGTACTTACTCCTGTAGATTGGATAGGGAACATACCTATTTCCTTTCCCGTGGAGGTCTCCACTCCTCTAAAGGCTTCTGCCAGGGCTTTGTCTTCAATGTCTTTGAAGAATTTTTTGCCCATATACTGGAAGAAAGCATCTTTGCCAAGCCAATAGCCCAGGCCAGCTAAAACGAGTAAAATCAATAGGGCTATTCCAATTTTTTTAAGGATAGTAGTCATGGAATCTTCTTAAGTTTCTAAGGATTAATATACCACATCCAGAGACAATCCTGGTAATCGGTCAACATATGGTATAAAAGGCCCAGGGCTAGAATTCTGCTTTTGGGAAAGAAAAAGAGGATGAGATATAAGCCAATAGCCCATTCAGTATGCAAGGGATGAAAGCCGATACTACATCGGTCCGGGGAAAATACGGGTTCTGCCAGGAAATGATCCAGATCTACCAACATCGTGGCCAACATGATGAGCCAGGCTTTTTTCCACTGATCCCGGAAAAATATGTAAGCAATCAGGCCGGGAACCAGAAAATGTTGTCCGTAATGACTGATGCTTTGAAAGAGATCCAGGTAATTAGTCATGGGCGTCTTTAGCGCTTGGGCCCATGAAGATAAGGCTAGTTTAATTGATGTCCCAAAAACCAGGGCCAAAGGATATCGACTGCCACGACTCCTCTTGGGTTGTTGCCTCCATTTGGGTAAACATGTGCCATTTCCTTTACCATCATGAATTTGTATTCTGAAGCTTGGGAAGATTGCGGGCTAGTAAAAGTCATCAGGTTCCAAAGGGGAATATTGGGGTTTTCCGTGTAATCTGTTTGCAGGCCCAGCATTTCGCACATAGTTGTCAAGGAAGACCAGAGGAAAGAATGGGCTTCGATATCTGGGCCGCTAAGAGGGAGCTCTTCATTGCTTCCAATTTTCTCCAAAATTTTGGGATCCATACTTCCGGATATATTAAAAACCGGCATAATTCGGTTGCCACTGATGGGAAATGAAACAGGAATCCCTACTCCTCCGCTGACATTGGCTGCTGCGAAAGTATCTCCCATTCGAGGAACTATCTCACTTTTAACAAAGCCACTTCCATTTGAAAAGCCGGAAATATAAAGTCGCCTTTCATCCAGCTTGAAGCTTAGCTTCAGCCTGCGTACCAATTCCTCAAAGAAAGGGATGTCATCTTTGACGCTTTCTCCTGCAGCTAACTCTGATTCCAAGCCCCTTGATCCCCATTTTGTAGAGTTTCGACCATCTGCCAGGCGATATTCCATAGCCGTGGGAAAGACAGTGATAAAACCTTCTGCTTCTCCTTTCTCTTTCCAGCCGGAAATATTGTGAAATTTTGTTCCGTTGCCTCCGCTACCATGAAGCATAAAGACTACAGGACTTGCAATGTCTTCCTGATAGGATGCGGGTACATGGATTATGAAGTTCCGTTCATAGCCATCGATCATGAGCAGGTATTCATTCTTCCCTTGCTGCCAGCTAAGGATATCCGGATCAGTTTCCATGCCTACAGGAGCCTCCTCACAAGCTATGGGAAGGAAGGAGAATAAAAGTAAAAGCGATAGAAATGTCTTTAAATAAGAGCTGTTTATAAAAAGCATGGCAATGGCTGGGTTTATTTACCCTTTAGTTGCCAAAGCCCGCTACTTCGTAACAAAAAGTCAGGTCTTATTTGATTCTTCCATCGTGAAAAGCAGCTCTTTTCCAGTTCTCTCCTTCTTTGATCCAGACATTTGTTATTCGATAAGCTACCTGGCTTGTATCTGAGCCCAGGCGACTTTTTACGCTAATCCTCCCACTTAAAATACCTGTATTTCCTAGGATTTGTATCTGTTCCTGATCCAATCCATATTCCAATAATTCCATTTCTCCAGAATCTAAATCAGCTTTTCTTTGACCTATATATTCAAGCCAGGTTTCCTTGCCAATAGCTTCATAATAACTATTGCTGTGCTGATAGTTCTCAGTAATCATACTTCTTAATCGCGAGGTGTCTGCTTTAGCAAAAGCCTGGTTGAATTCCTCTATGGCTTCCTGAAGTTCGGACCTGAGCTCTTCCGGAGTAGCTTGTGCTTGCTTGCTCTCTTTGCAGGAAAGGAGGCATAAGAGAATGCTTGTGGATAGTGTAAGTGCGATTGTTTTCATGCCCCAATCTTACTTAATCTTTTTCAATTGAACCTGGGATTGGAAAGAATTATAGGATAGCTGGTCGAAAGATTAGTTGGCTAATTCTTTTCGATTTTTACTGTGGAGGAAGGTGAGGAGCAATCCGATTCCTCCGGCCCACAAAATCCAGGCTGCACCATGCAGGGCAATTTCGACGGATTCATGATAGATCCATTGGAACCAGGTCAAGGCGATTCCATCCAAAAAAATGGCTGAGGAGGTCATGATGACCAGAGGTTCCAGCATTTGCGATAGTGATAACTTACTCGCCAACATGCTTAGGTATATGGCCAGATAGGTAATCGGAATAGCTAGAATAAACATGAATAGGCTTAGCGGATTATCCTCTGTAAAAACCAGCTCTCCGAGAAATTTTACCATCATGGCTCCTGCAAACCAATAAAGGAAACCGAGGATAACGAATAGGGGAATTTGAGATTTTTTCATTGCGTATCAATTCTTGTTTTGAGGCAAGTTGATAAGCATGGGAGAAAATTTTTAGACGAAAGCGTCCAATGAGATAATTTAAAGCTTTTTGATTCCGCTTATGGTAGATTTGATTTGCTGGAAATATTGGCTAAGCCAGCTTTTATTGAGGGTTTCTTCGTTTATCTGGAGATAGAAATTCTCCAGGGCCAACTCAAACA includes:
- a CDS encoding DUF3500 domain-containing protein, with product MTTILKKIGIALLILLVLAGLGYWLGKDAFFQYMGKKFFKDIEDKALAEAFRGVETSTGKEIGMFPIQSTGVSTAPIKQAAEALLNSLGDEMREEIQFEIDDIEWRMWSNVDNGIYERQGVSLKDMDADQKSAAFKLMQESLSAKGLQLSKDIMKTDQTLRELNNNEDFFDEELYFFTFMGTPSETEPWGWQLDGHHLIINYFILGDQVVMTPTFMGGEPIITTTGKYKGNTLFQDEQNIGLAFMQSLPPELQKEATISPEKTRNNNQGEFAKDNITLDYEGLKASKLSDEHKSALLNLAFQYISNMRAGHNRVKMEEIEAHWDQTWFAWVGATDEEAVFYYRIHSPVVLIEFDHQRAVGAPTDKKGPTRNHIHTVVRTPNGNDYGKDLLRQHLEDHHH
- a CDS encoding nuclear transport factor 2 family protein, yielding MKTIALTLSTSILLCLLSCKESKQAQATPEELRSELQEAIEEFNQAFAKADTSRLRSMITENYQHSNSYYEAIGKETWLEYIGQRKADLDSGEMELLEYGLDQEQIQILGNTGILSGRISVKSRLGSDTSQVAYRITNVWIKEGENWKRAAFHDGRIK
- a CDS encoding DUF6122 family protein, encoding MTNYLDLFQSISHYGQHFLVPGLIAYIFFRDQWKKAWLIMLATMLVDLDHFLAEPVFSPDRCSIGFHPLHTEWAIGLYLILFFFPKSRILALGLLYHMLTDYQDCLWMWYINP
- a CDS encoding DUF5367 family protein → MKKSQIPLFVILGFLYWFAGAMMVKFLGELVFTEDNPLSLFMFILAIPITYLAIYLSMLASKLSLSQMLEPLVIMTSSAIFLDGIALTWFQWIYHESVEIALHGAAWILWAGGIGLLLTFLHSKNRKELAN